The following proteins come from a genomic window of Meriones unguiculatus strain TT.TT164.6M chromosome 13 unlocalized genomic scaffold, Bangor_MerUng_6.1 Chr13_unordered_Scaffold_34, whole genome shotgun sequence:
- the LOC110543313 gene encoding zinc finger protein 431-like isoform X2: MLLSKIEMGSKEDRNTDWLLPCQDVVTYDDVHVNFTREEWAMLNPSQKSLYKDVMLETYRNLFAIGFNWEDHNIEEHCQSSGRLRRHERTHTREKPYKCNQCEKAFSQPSHLQRHRVTHTGDKPYECNQCNIAFLQHNHLQRHKRIHAREKPYKCNQCCKAFSQHGHLKQHKRVHTGEKPYECNQCGKAFSHHGTFYNHKRTHTGEKPYECNQCGKAFSKHGNLQTHKRTHTGEKPYECKQCGKAFSLHATLLVHERIHTGEKPYECTQCGKAFSCQGSLRSHKRTHTGEKPYECNQCGKAFSCQGGLRSHKRIHTGEKPHECNQCGKAFSQHGTLLIHERIHTGNKPYECNQCGEAFLHHGNLQRHKRTHTREKSCECTQCGKAFSCDRNLQRHKRTHTGEKPFECNQCGKAFSCQGNLKIHERTHTGEKPYECTQCGKAFSRHGHLERHKRTHTGEKPYKCNLCGKAFSCDRNLQRHKRIHTGEKPYECNQCGKAFSCQGNLKVHKRTHTGEKPYGCSQCGKAFSCDRNLQRHKRSHTGEKLLS; encoded by the exons GATGTAGTGACTtatgatgatgtgcatgtgaacttcactcgggaagagtgggctatgctgaatccttcccagaaaagtctctacaaagatgtgatgttggagacctacaggaacctgtttgctatag GCttcaattgggaagaccataatattgaagaacactgtcaaaGTTCTGGAAGACTTAGAAG gcatgaaagaacacataccagagagaaaccctataaatgtaatcaatgtgaaaaAGCTTTTTCACAACCCAGTCATCTCCAAAGACATAGAGTAACACATACTGGAGacaaaccttatgaatgtaaccagtgtaaTATAGCCTTTTTACAACACAATCATCTGCAGAGACATAAAagaattcatgccagagagaaaccttataaatgtaaccagtgttgtaaagccttttcacagcatGGTCATCTCAAACAACATAAAAGAGtgcatactggagagaaaccctatgaatgtaaccagtgtggtaaagccttttcacatcatGGTACTTTCTATaatcataaaagaacacatacgggagagaaaccctatgaatgtaatcaatgtggtaaagccttttcaaagcATGGTAATCTCCAAactcataaaagaacacatactggagagaaaccctatgaatgtaaacagtgtggtaaagccttttcacttCATGCTACTCTTTTGGTAcatgaaagaatacatactggagagaaaccctatgaatgtacacagtgtggaaaagccttttcatgTCAAGGTAGTCTCcgaagtcataaaagaacacatactggagagaaaccctatgaatgtaaccagtgtggtaaagccttttcatgtcAGGGTGGTCTCCGAAgtcataaaagaatacatactggagagaaaccccatgaatgtaatcagtgtggtaaagccttttcacaacatggTACTCTTTTGATAcatgaaagaatacatactggaaatAAACcctatgagtgtaaccagtgtggtgaAGCCTTTTTACATCATGGTAATCTTCAacgtcataaaagaacacatactagagagaaatcCTGTGAATGTacccagtgtggtaaagccttttcatgtgACCGTAATCTCCAAagacacaaaagaacacatactggggagaaaccctttgaatgcaaccagtgtggtaaagccttttcatgtcAGGGTAATCTCAAAATtcatgaaagaacacatactggagagaaaccctatgaatgtacccagtgtggtaaagccttttcacgtCATGGTCATCTCGAacgtcataaaagaacacatacaggagagaaaccttacaaatgcaacctgtgtggtaaagccttttcatgtgACCGTaatctccaaagacataaaagaatacatactggggagaaaccctatgaatgcaatcagtgtggtaaagccttttcatgtcAGGGTAATCTCAaagttcataaaagaacacatactggagagaaaccctatggatgtagccagtgtggtaaagccttttcatgtgACCGTaatctccaaagacataaaagatcacatactggagagaaactatTATCGTAA
- the LOC110543313 gene encoding zinc finger protein 431-like isoform X3 produces MLNPSQKSLYKDVMLETYRNLFAIGFNWEDHNIEEHCQSSGRLRRHERTHTREKPYKCNQCEKAFSQPSHLQRHRVTHTGDKPYECNQCNIAFLQHNHLQRHKRIHAREKPYKCNQCCKAFSQHGHLKQHKRVHTGEKPYECNQCGKAFSHHGTFYNHKRTHTGEKPYECNQCGKAFSKHGNLQTHKRTHTGEKPYECKQCGKAFSLHATLLVHERIHTGEKPYECTQCGKAFSCQGSLRSHKRTHTGEKPYECNQCGKAFSCQGGLRSHKRIHTGEKPHECNQCGKAFSQHGTLLIHERIHTGNKPYECNQCGEAFLHHGNLQRHKRTHTREKSCECTQCGKAFSCDRNLQRHKRTHTGEKPFECNQCGKAFSCQGNLKIHERTHTGEKPYECTQCGKAFSRHGHLERHKRTHTGEKPYKCNLCGKAFSCDRNLQRHKRIHTGEKPYECNQCGKAFSCQGNLKVHKRTHTGEKPYGCSQCGKAFSCDRNLQRHKRSHTGEKLLS; encoded by the exons atgctgaatccttcccagaaaagtctctacaaagatgtgatgttggagacctacaggaacctgtttgctatag GCttcaattgggaagaccataatattgaagaacactgtcaaaGTTCTGGAAGACTTAGAAG gcatgaaagaacacataccagagagaaaccctataaatgtaatcaatgtgaaaaAGCTTTTTCACAACCCAGTCATCTCCAAAGACATAGAGTAACACATACTGGAGacaaaccttatgaatgtaaccagtgtaaTATAGCCTTTTTACAACACAATCATCTGCAGAGACATAAAagaattcatgccagagagaaaccttataaatgtaaccagtgttgtaaagccttttcacagcatGGTCATCTCAAACAACATAAAAGAGtgcatactggagagaaaccctatgaatgtaaccagtgtggtaaagccttttcacatcatGGTACTTTCTATaatcataaaagaacacatacgggagagaaaccctatgaatgtaatcaatgtggtaaagccttttcaaagcATGGTAATCTCCAAactcataaaagaacacatactggagagaaaccctatgaatgtaaacagtgtggtaaagccttttcacttCATGCTACTCTTTTGGTAcatgaaagaatacatactggagagaaaccctatgaatgtacacagtgtggaaaagccttttcatgTCAAGGTAGTCTCcgaagtcataaaagaacacatactggagagaaaccctatgaatgtaaccagtgtggtaaagccttttcatgtcAGGGTGGTCTCCGAAgtcataaaagaatacatactggagagaaaccccatgaatgtaatcagtgtggtaaagccttttcacaacatggTACTCTTTTGATAcatgaaagaatacatactggaaatAAACcctatgagtgtaaccagtgtggtgaAGCCTTTTTACATCATGGTAATCTTCAacgtcataaaagaacacatactagagagaaatcCTGTGAATGTacccagtgtggtaaagccttttcatgtgACCGTAATCTCCAAagacacaaaagaacacatactggggagaaaccctttgaatgcaaccagtgtggtaaagccttttcatgtcAGGGTAATCTCAAAATtcatgaaagaacacatactggagagaaaccctatgaatgtacccagtgtggtaaagccttttcacgtCATGGTCATCTCGAacgtcataaaagaacacatacaggagagaaaccttacaaatgcaacctgtgtggtaaagccttttcatgtgACCGTaatctccaaagacataaaagaatacatactggggagaaaccctatgaatgcaatcagtgtggtaaagccttttcatgtcAGGGTAATCTCAaagttcataaaagaacacatactggagagaaaccctatggatgtagccagtgtggtaaagccttttcatgtgACCGTaatctccaaagacataaaagatcacatactggagagaaactatTATCGTAA